Within the Marinobacter qingdaonensis genome, the region AACAAGTCCGAACTTATTGATGCAATTGCAGAGTCCGCAGATATCTCCAAAGCCGCCGCTGGCCGTGCTCTGGATTCCATGACCAACTCCATCACCGGTGCCCTGAAAAAGGGTGATCAGGTTACCCTGATCGGTTTTGGTACTTTCTCTGTAAAAGAGCGTGCTGCTCGTACCGGTCGTAACCCGCAGACTGGTGCCGAGATCAAGATTCCGGCCTCCAAAGTGCCTGGTTTCAAAGCAGGCAAGGCCCTGAAAGACGCCGTTAAGTAACGGTTCTTTCTCAGGCAGCTCCTGTCGCAGGGGGCTGCCCAGAAGAATTCAAGGCGCATTCCGGACAGGGTGCGCCTTTTTACGTTCAGTGCCCCAGTGCCCATCGCCAAACGATAAAAACCTCAGGACCTTGAACAGGGATTCGGGAGAAACATGCTTCAAGATATTCGGGAAAATGCCCAAGGCACCATTGCCAAGATCATTATCGGTCTGCTGATCGTGTCGCTATCCATCTGGGGAATGGACGCCATCATTGGCGGCTTCTCCGGCGAGCCCGAGGTGGCGACCGTCAATGGTGAAGATATTACCGAGCGCGAATTCCTGCGCCTGGTCCAGATGGAAAGTCAGCGTCGTCTGTCGCGCATGGAAACGCCGGATCCGTCCCTGCTGAACGACGACCAGATCCGTCGCGAAGTGCTCGAGTCCCTGATCCAGCAGCAGGTCCTGATCCAGGACGCCGACAGCCAGGGGCTGGCCCTGACCGACGCCGACATCGACGCCCTGATTACCCAGATGCCCCAGTTCCAGGTGGACGGCCAGTTCAATCGTGACCGCTTCGTTTCCACCGTCCGCAACATGGGCATGGGGGTGCGTGAATTCCGGGAGGCCATGCGCAAGCAGTACGTGGTGAACCAGATTCGTGCCGGCATCGTGCAAAGCGGCGTGGCCGCCGACGAAAACGTTGCACAGCTGCTGCGCATCCAGAACCAGACCCGGGACTTCCGCGTCGTCACCGTGCCCGAGAGCGCGGTGGCCGATGAGGTCGAGGTCACTGACGAGGACGTCGAATCCTTTTACCAGGCCAACAGCAGTGCCTTCCAGCAGCCAGAGCAGGTGGATGCTGCCTACATTACCCTGTCGCTGGGTGCCCTCGCGGACACCATTGAGGTCAGCGACGAGGAGCTGCAGACCTATTACGAGCAGCGGGCCTCGGAGCTGGCCCGGGAAGAGCGTCGGGCCGCGCACATCCTGATTGAGGATGGCGAGAACGCGGACGAGACCATGGCCAAGATCCAGCAAGAGCTGGCGGATGGTGCCTCCTTCGCCGATCTGGCCGAGGAATACTCGGTGGACACTGTCTCCGCCCGTGAGGGTGGTGATCTGGGTTTCGCCGGCCGTGGTGTTTACGACCAGGCCTTCGAGCAGGCGCTGTTTGCGCTGGAGGAGGGCGAGGTGTCCGAGCCGGTGGAAACCAGTTTCGGCGTACACCTGATCAAGCTGGAAGAGGTGCGTCGTTCCGATGTGCCGGCTCTGGCCGACATTGCCGACCAGCTGCGTAACGAGCTGGCTCGTGACCGCGCCGAGGAGCGGTTCGCGGAGTACCGCACCAAGCTGGCCGATTCCGCCTATTCCGCGGACGACCTGGCCGGACCGGCGGAAGAGCTGGGCCTTGAGGTGCGCGAGGCTAAGGGCATCACCCGTGACGGCGGCATGGCGCCGTTCGATCATCAGGGCCTGGTGCGCCAGCTGTTCTCTGCCGATGTGGTTGAGGACGGTTACAACACCGAGCTGATTGATGTGGGTGATAACGTGTCCGTTGTGGCGCGGGTTCGCGAATACCGCGAGGCGCAGCAGCTGCCGCTGGAGCAGGTGGCCGGTGACGTCCGTGCGCGCCTGCTGGCGGAAAGAACCCGGGCGGCCCTGCGTGGCCGCGCCGAGGCCATTATAGCCGGTCTGGAAGCCGGCCAGAGCCTGGACGAGCTGGTGGAAGGCGAGTGGGTCAGCTATGAAGCGGCGTCCCGCAATAACCAGGAAGCCGGTGCCGACGTGATGGGTACCGTGTTCTCGCTGGCGCGTCCGGCTGAAGGCGAGGCCAGCTACGGTCACGCCGTTACCCCAAGCCGAGCGGCCATCGTGGCGCTGGACGCGGT harbors:
- a CDS encoding SurA N-terminal domain-containing protein, which codes for MLQDIRENAQGTIAKIIIGLLIVSLSIWGMDAIIGGFSGEPEVATVNGEDITEREFLRLVQMESQRRLSRMETPDPSLLNDDQIRREVLESLIQQQVLIQDADSQGLALTDADIDALITQMPQFQVDGQFNRDRFVSTVRNMGMGVREFREAMRKQYVVNQIRAGIVQSGVAADENVAQLLRIQNQTRDFRVVTVPESAVADEVEVTDEDVESFYQANSSAFQQPEQVDAAYITLSLGALADTIEVSDEELQTYYEQRASELAREERRAAHILIEDGENADETMAKIQQELADGASFADLAEEYSVDTVSAREGGDLGFAGRGVYDQAFEQALFALEEGEVSEPVETSFGVHLIKLEEVRRSDVPALADIADQLRNELARDRAEERFAEYRTKLADSAYSADDLAGPAEELGLEVREAKGITRDGGMAPFDHQGLVRQLFSADVVEDGYNTELIDVGDNVSVVARVREYREAQQLPLEQVAGDVRARLLAERTRAALRGRAEAIIAGLEAGQSLDELVEGEWVSYEAASRNNQEAGADVMGTVFSLARPAEGEASYGHAVTPSRAAIVALDAVNEGEVDDGGAEFGQLSQFLASLEGQREYGAYQQLLRNRAEVERP
- a CDS encoding HU family DNA-binding protein, with translation MNKSELIDAIAESADISKAAAGRALDSMTNSITGALKKGDQVTLIGFGTFSVKERAARTGRNPQTGAEIKIPASKVPGFKAGKALKDAVK